From Anopheles coluzzii chromosome 3, AcolN3, whole genome shotgun sequence, the proteins below share one genomic window:
- the LOC120958276 gene encoding gastrulation defective protein 1 homolog produces MNRGKITFGKINLKSSAPTSSTNDSAEIPSTSTEATVSGFGSFGRKDNAQDEAVERISAELDNSKLQEVMGISGFGRKQAKQFDINEMIQKAKQNAPKAAVDEKAIIDPDDERKGKDDDDDDEEEEEDEMIGPVPTAAGGGATDSRRKKAHKEEDDSDDDDDDDDEEDDEFDEDAPINKLPHSHEVEMRHGSKAVIALASDPSGVRLASGSMDYNLNFWDFSGMDKSMKSFRSMQPCENHPIRNLSYSFSGDMMLVVSGSSQAKVLDRDGFEKMECVKGDQYIADMSKTKGHIAGLTSGCWSPVRREEFLTSGMDSTLRTWVFAKTKEQRAVIKTRAQGGLKTIPTSCAYNRDGTLIAAGCSDGSLQTWDTRKMFVHTTHCIRGAHAKGADISSVLFSYSGFQLASRSMDETLKLWDMRAFKKPLHVFGGLFSRYDTTDCCYSPDDTMILTGESLPKGTQQANLYVYDTKTFGLVTKLPITDSHVIRTLWHPKLNQIFVGCGNGIIRGLYDEKRSMRGAKLCVVRTHRRKKESEIQGTTQIITPHALPMFRQEKTRSVRKKLEKDRLDPVKSKRPDLPITSGQGGRVASSGGTLSSYVIRNLGLSKRVEDDQDPREAILKYAKEAAENPYWIAPAYAKTQPKPIFNSEDEPDAKKTKTE; encoded by the exons ATGAATCGTGGAAAAATTACGTTCGGCAAAATAAATCTTAAATCGTCTGCGCCAACATCGAGCACAAATGATAGCGCGGAGATTCCCTCAACATCTACAG AAGCGACCGTGTCCGGGTTTGGTTCGTTCGGGCGCAAGGACAACGCCCAAGATGAAGCCGTGGAGCGCATCTCGGCCGAGCTGGACAACAGCAAGCTGCAGGAAGTGATGGGCATATCCGGCTTCGGTCGCAAGCAGGCCAAACAGTTCGACATCAACGAAATGATACAGAAAGCGAAACAGAACGCACCGAAAGCGGCAGTAGATGAAAAAGCCATCATAGATCCGGATGATGAAAGAAAAGGCaaggacgatgacgatgatgatgaggaagaggaagaggacgaAATGATTGGTCCAGTACCAACAGCTGCTGGTGGAGGAGCTACCGACAGTCGACGTAAAAAAGCCCATAAAGAGGAAGACGATtccgacgacgatgatgatgatgatgatgaggaagaCGATGAGTTTGATGAGGACGCACCGATAAACAAGCTGCCCCACTCGCACGAGGTAGAGATGCGGCACGGCAGCAAGGCGGTCATCGCCCTTGCCAGCGACCCATCCGGCGTCCGTCTGGCTTCCGGTTCGATGGACTACAATCTCAACTTTTGGGACTTTTCCGGCATGGATAAGTCGATGAAAAGCTTCCGTTCGATGCAGCCGTGCGAGAACCACCCGATCCGCAATCTGTCCTACTCCTTCTCGGGCGATATGATGCTGGTCGTGTCGGGCAGCTCGCAAGCGAAGGTGCTCGACCGGGACGGGTTCGAGAAGATGGAGTGCGTTAAGGGCGACCAGTACATTGCGGACATGTCGAAGACGAAGGGTCACATTGCCGGGCTGACCAGCGGCTGCTGGAGTCCGGTGCGGCGGGAGGAGTTCCTCACGAGCGGCATGGACTCGACGCTCCGCACGTGGGTGTTTGCCAAGACGAAGGAGCAGCGTGCGGTCATTAAAACGCGTGCCCAGGGCGGGCTGAAAACGATCCCCACCAGCTGTGCGTACAATCGCGATGGCACACTGATCGCGGCCGGGTGTAGCGACGGTTCGCTGCAAACCTGGGACACGCGCAAAATGTTCGTGCACACGACGCACTGCATCCGGGGCGCGCACGCCAAGGGAGCGGACATCTCGTCCGTACTGTTTTCCTACTCCGGCTTCCAGCTCGCTTCCCGCTCGATGGACGAAACGCTGAAGCTGTGGGATATGCGTGCGTTCAAGAAGCCGCTGCACGTGTTCGGCGGGTTGTTCAGCCGGTACGATACGACCGACTGCTGCTACAGCCCGGACGATACGATGATCCTGACCGGAGAGTCGCTGCCGAAGGGTACGCAGCAGGCCAACCTGTACGTGTACGATACGAAAACGTTCGGGCTGGTGACGAAGCTGCCGATTACCGATTCGCACGTGATCCGCACGCTGTGGCATCCGAAGCTGAACCAGATCTTTGTCGGCTGCGGCAATGGCATCATACGGGGGCTGTACGACGAGAAGCGCAGCATGCGCGGTGCCAAGCTGTGCGTGGTGCGCACGCACCGCAGGAAGAAGGAGTCGGAAATTCAGGGCACGACACAGATCATTACCCCGCACGCGCTGCCCATGTTCCGGCAGGAGAAGACGCGCTCGGTGCGCAAGAAGCTGGAGAAGGACCGGCTCGATCCGGTCAAGTCGAAGCGGCCCGATCTGCCCATCACCAGCGGGCAGGGTGGGCGTGTGGCCAGCTCCGGCGGCACGCTGTCGTCGTACGTCATCCGCAACCTGGGGCTGAGCAAGCGGGTGGAGGATGATCAGGATCCGCGCGAAGCGATCCTGAAGTACGCAAAAGAGGCGGCCGAAAACCCGTACTGGATTGCGCCCGCGTACGCCAAAACGCAACCGAAACCGATCTTCAACAGCGAAGATGAACCCGACGCAAAAAAGACGAAAACGGAGTAG
- the LOC120958279 gene encoding NTF2-related export protein → MASASIDKDMRTKIDTVCTTAEAFVKLYYDHVDKKRQHMSRLYMDTGLLVWNGNGAKGKDEIQKYFHELPRSEHTITTLDAQPIVDDAVSSQLTFVMQVSGTVRFQENPTKPFQQTFMITAQGDKWKIVSDCFRLQDGIF, encoded by the exons ATGGCTTCTGCATCAATTGATAAG GACATGCGGACGAAAATCGACACCGTTTGCACCACGGCGGAAGCGTTCGTGAAGCTCTACTACGACCATGTAGACAAAAAGCGACAG CACATGTCCCGACTGTACATGGACACGGGACTGCTCGTGTGGAACGGCAACGGGGCGAAAGGGAAGGATGAGATACAGAAGTACTTCCACGAGTTGCCCCGCTCGGAGCACACCATTACCACGCTCGATGCGCAGCCGATCGTCGATGATGCCGTCTCATCGCAGCTAACGTTCGTGATGCAAGTGTCCGGCACGGTGCGGTTTCAGGAGAACCCGACCAAACCATTCCAGCAAACGTTCATGATCACCGCCCAGGGCGATAAGTGGAAGATCGTATCGGACTGTTTCCGGCTGCAGGATGGCATATTTTAA